The Deinococcus wulumuqiensis R12 genome has a window encoding:
- a CDS encoding branched-chain amino acid ABC transporter permease produces MNDFFSTYGSLIVMMVQAGLLGLSLYFPLQAGQLSLATPGFYALGGYVAAILLTNPAFSGLRETLGNGMFPLTWLVAALLSGVLGLVLGLPALRLRGIYLALATIAFVQIMQTLALNLKVTGGAIGIFAIPQAFGFERPLQYLWLFGPLLLLTLLFTRQLSRSRVGRAFHAIREDELAADAMGINPTHYKVLAFVIGAVLAGIVGAMSAPFLNTWNAKQGTFDASIAVLAFVLIGGSRHLWGPVVGGALLTAVPEVLRFLADWRLVINGLVLVVASLYLPQGIVGAFERWRRPAPPRRPADLPPVTAAEGRP; encoded by the coding sequence ATGAACGACTTCTTTTCCACCTACGGTTCGCTCATCGTGATGATGGTGCAGGCCGGACTGCTGGGCCTGAGTCTGTACTTTCCGTTGCAGGCCGGGCAGCTCAGCCTCGCCACCCCCGGCTTTTATGCTCTGGGCGGCTACGTGGCGGCCATTTTGCTGACCAATCCGGCGTTCTCGGGCCTGCGTGAAACGCTTGGAAACGGCATGTTTCCGCTGACCTGGCTGGTGGCGGCGCTGCTTTCGGGCGTGCTGGGCCTGGTGCTGGGGCTTCCGGCGCTGCGGTTGCGCGGCATCTACCTCGCGCTCGCCACCATCGCCTTCGTGCAGATCATGCAGACGCTGGCGCTCAACCTCAAGGTCACCGGGGGGGCCATCGGCATCTTCGCCATTCCGCAGGCCTTCGGGTTCGAGCGGCCCCTTCAGTACCTGTGGCTGTTCGGGCCGCTGCTGCTGCTGACCCTGCTGTTTACCCGTCAACTGTCGCGTTCGCGGGTGGGCCGGGCCTTTCACGCCATCCGGGAAGACGAACTCGCCGCCGACGCGATGGGCATCAACCCCACCCACTACAAGGTGCTGGCCTTCGTGATCGGCGCGGTGCTGGCGGGCATCGTCGGCGCGATGAGTGCGCCGTTTCTCAACACCTGGAACGCCAAGCAGGGCACCTTCGACGCCTCGATCGCGGTTCTCGCCTTCGTGCTGATCGGCGGCTCGCGCCACCTGTGGGGGCCGGTGGTGGGCGGGGCACTGCTGACCGCCGTGCCGGAAGTGCTGCGCTTTCTGGCCGACTGGCGCCTGGTCATCAACGGTCTGGTGCTGGTGGTCGCCAGCCTGTATCTGCCGCAGGGCATCGTGGGGGCGTTCGAACGCTGGCGCCGTCCCGCGCCGCCGCGCCGCCCCGCAGACCTGCCGCCCGTGACGGCAGCGGAGGGCCGACCATGA
- a CDS encoding ABC transporter ATP-binding protein: MTAPGERPVVLEARHMTRRFGGLVAVNDVSFDVREGEIFGLIGPNGAGKTTLFNLMTGLTPPSSGTLTSRGQTVTGLPPHRVAGLGISRTFQNIRLFRGLSALDNVKVATHRQTRAGLWQGVFGTAQAEERQAERRAWELLDLVGLSDRAGELAANFSYGDQRKLEIARALATEPRILLLDEPAAGMNTSEKGQLTAFIREVRDRFDLTVLLIEHHVPLVMGLCDRVAVLNFGQLIAIGDPASVQRDPKVIEAYLGGE, encoded by the coding sequence ATGACCGCGCCGGGCGAGCGCCCCGTCGTGCTCGAAGCCCGCCACATGACGCGGCGCTTCGGCGGCCTGGTGGCGGTGAACGACGTGTCCTTTGACGTGCGCGAGGGCGAGATTTTCGGGCTGATCGGGCCGAACGGAGCAGGCAAGACCACGCTGTTCAACCTGATGACCGGCCTGACCCCGCCGAGCAGCGGCACGCTGACTTCACGCGGGCAGACGGTCACCGGCCTGCCGCCGCACCGGGTGGCGGGACTGGGCATCAGCCGCACTTTTCAGAACATCCGGCTGTTCCGGGGCCTCTCGGCGCTGGACAACGTGAAGGTGGCGACGCACCGCCAGACCCGCGCCGGCCTGTGGCAGGGCGTGTTCGGCACCGCGCAGGCCGAGGAGCGGCAGGCCGAGCGCCGCGCCTGGGAACTGCTCGACCTCGTGGGCCTGAGTGACCGGGCGGGCGAACTCGCCGCCAACTTCAGCTACGGCGACCAGCGCAAACTGGAAATCGCCCGCGCCCTGGCGACCGAGCCGCGCATCCTGCTGCTCGACGAACCGGCGGCGGGCATGAACACCTCGGAAAAGGGACAGCTGACGGCCTTCATCCGCGAGGTGCGTGACCGCTTCGACCTGACGGTGCTGCTGATCGAGCACCATGTGCCGCTGGTGATGGGCCTGTGTGACCGGGTGGCGGTGCTGAATTTCGGACAGCTGATCGCCATCGGTGACCCGGCGAGCGTGCAGCGCGATCCGAAGGTGATCGAAGCGTATCTGGGAGGCGAGTAG
- a CDS encoding ABC transporter ATP-binding protein — MALLEIENLSVNYGAIQAVRGLSLEVGEGEVVTLIGANGAGKTTTLRAVSRMLRPVSGTIRFAGRDITRLPPDEAVKLGVAQSPEGRQVLARQSVEDNLELGAYVRGDRAGVQADLRQMYERFPRLGERRAQLAGTLSGGEQQMLAIARALMSRPRLLLLDEPSLGLAPLIVREIFTIIRELNEQGMTILLVEQNAKLAMNASHRTYVLEAGQLTFSGISSELVDDERVLHAYLGG, encoded by the coding sequence ATGGCACTGCTGGAAATCGAGAACCTGAGCGTCAACTACGGCGCGATTCAGGCGGTGCGCGGCCTGAGCCTGGAAGTCGGCGAGGGAGAAGTGGTCACCCTGATCGGGGCCAACGGCGCGGGCAAGACCACCACGCTGCGGGCCGTGTCGCGGATGCTTCGCCCCGTGTCGGGCACCATTCGTTTCGCCGGGCGCGACATCACCCGCCTGCCGCCCGACGAAGCGGTCAAGCTCGGCGTCGCGCAGAGTCCTGAGGGACGGCAGGTGCTGGCGCGGCAGAGTGTGGAAGACAACCTCGAACTCGGCGCCTACGTGCGCGGAGACCGGGCCGGGGTACAGGCCGACCTGCGGCAGATGTACGAGCGTTTTCCCCGCCTCGGCGAGCGCCGTGCCCAGCTCGCGGGCACCCTCTCGGGCGGGGAGCAGCAGATGCTTGCCATCGCCCGCGCCCTGATGAGCCGCCCCAGGCTGCTGCTGCTCGACGAACCCTCGCTGGGGCTGGCGCCACTCATCGTGCGCGAGATTTTCACCATTATCCGCGAACTCAACGAACAGGGCATGACCATTTTGCTCGTCGAACAAAACGCCAAGCTCGCCATGAACGCCAGCCACCGCACCTACGTGCTGGAAGCGGGGCAACTGACCTTCAGCGGCATCAGCAGCGAACTCGTGGACGACGAGCGGGTGCTGCACGCTTACTTGGGGGGATAA
- a CDS encoding adenylate kinase, translating into MTHNNKVVIFLGPPGAGKGTQAARLAQEQSLVQLSTGDILRDHVARGTELGLKAGPLMEAGQLVPDDLLIALIRDRLADMEPVRVIFDGFPRTQAQAEALDLLLEELGAPVSAVPLLEVPDQVLIDRIVERGRQAVAEGRAPRADDNEETARKRQLVYREQTQPLIDHYARRGHLYTVDGLGTPDEVYERILSGVH; encoded by the coding sequence ATGACACACAACAACAAGGTCGTGATTTTTCTCGGCCCCCCCGGCGCAGGCAAGGGCACCCAGGCGGCGCGGCTGGCGCAGGAACAGAGCCTCGTGCAGCTCAGCACCGGCGACATTCTGCGTGACCATGTGGCCCGGGGCACCGAACTCGGCCTCAAAGCAGGGCCGCTGATGGAAGCCGGACAACTCGTTCCCGACGACCTCTTGATCGCGCTGATTCGTGACCGGCTGGCCGACATGGAGCCGGTGCGGGTGATTTTCGACGGCTTTCCCCGCACCCAGGCCCAGGCCGAGGCCCTCGACCTGCTGCTGGAGGAACTGGGCGCCCCGGTGAGCGCCGTGCCGCTGCTGGAAGTGCCGGATCAGGTGCTGATCGACCGCATCGTGGAGCGTGGGCGTCAGGCGGTGGCCGAGGGCCGCGCCCCCCGTGCCGACGACAACGAGGAAACGGCCCGCAAGCGCCAGCTCGTCTACCGGGAGCAGACCCAGCCGCTGATCGACCACTACGCCCGGCGCGGTCACCTGTACACGGTGGATGGCCTGGGCACCCCGGACGAAGTGTACGAGCGGATTCTCAGCGGCGTGCACTGA
- the secY gene encoding preprotein translocase subunit SecY, producing MLRAFRDAFRIPDLQRKIVFTLLLLAIYRLGSAIPTPGVNSAALSQANSGGLFGLISMISGGNLSQFSIFALGVLPYITASIVIQLLTTTIPALEKLSKEGEEGRKKINQYTRYAAVGLGAVQALFFSLYITSNPSFVAVGWDPGVFTVLVMVLTQVAGIAFTMWIGERITEVGVGNGISLIITSGIIAVYPREIAATAELLRSEQTSLLSILAFFAVIVATIAGIVYVYQAERRVPVTYARARGGAAGQARGAGQATWLPIKVNQAGVIPVIFASAMLILPNLIASATATRAPEVNAWINSNLTFGQPLYLALESLLIFGFTYLYNSVQFDPKRISEQLREAGGFIPGVRPGGPTAEFLGRISGRLSLWGAIFLVLLTVLPQIVQRASGITTFQFSGTGLLIIVGVALETLKQLEAQLTVRRYDGFISKSRLRERRNN from the coding sequence ATGCTCCGCGCCTTCCGCGACGCTTTCCGGATTCCGGATCTTCAGCGGAAGATCGTCTTCACCCTGCTGCTGCTCGCCATCTACCGCCTGGGAAGCGCCATTCCCACCCCAGGTGTCAACAGCGCCGCCCTGAGTCAAGCGAACTCGGGCGGCCTGTTTGGGTTGATCAGCATGATTTCGGGGGGCAATCTTTCGCAGTTCTCGATCTTCGCGCTTGGCGTGTTGCCCTACATCACGGCGAGCATCGTGATTCAGCTGCTGACGACCACCATTCCTGCCCTGGAAAAGCTCTCCAAGGAAGGCGAGGAAGGGCGCAAGAAGATCAACCAGTACACCCGGTACGCGGCGGTGGGCCTGGGGGCTGTGCAGGCGCTGTTCTTCTCGCTCTACATCACCAGCAATCCGTCGTTCGTGGCGGTGGGCTGGGACCCCGGCGTCTTCACGGTGCTGGTCATGGTGCTGACCCAGGTGGCCGGCATCGCCTTCACCATGTGGATCGGTGAGCGCATCACCGAAGTCGGCGTCGGCAACGGCATCAGCCTGATCATCACGTCGGGCATCATCGCGGTGTATCCGCGTGAAATCGCGGCCACCGCCGAGCTGCTGCGCAGCGAGCAGACCAGCCTGCTGAGCATCCTGGCTTTCTTTGCCGTGATCGTGGCGACCATTGCCGGCATCGTCTACGTCTATCAGGCCGAGCGCCGGGTGCCCGTTACCTACGCCCGCGCCCGGGGCGGGGCCGCCGGTCAGGCACGCGGGGCCGGTCAGGCCACCTGGCTGCCCATCAAGGTCAACCAGGCCGGCGTGATTCCGGTGATCTTCGCCAGCGCCATGCTGATCCTTCCCAACCTGATCGCCAGCGCCACCGCGACCCGCGCCCCGGAAGTCAACGCCTGGATCAACTCCAACCTCACCTTCGGCCAGCCGCTGTATCTGGCGCTGGAATCGCTGCTGATCTTCGGGTTCACGTACCTGTACAACAGCGTGCAGTTCGACCCCAAGCGCATTTCCGAGCAGCTGCGCGAAGCGGGCGGGTTCATCCCCGGTGTGCGTCCGGGCGGCCCGACCGCCGAGTTCCTGGGGCGCATCAGTGGTCGCCTGAGTCTGTGGGGCGCGATCTTTCTGGTGCTGCTGACGGTGTTGCCGCAGATCGTGCAGCGGGCCAGCGGCATCACCACCTTCCAGTTCAGCGGCACCGGCCTGCTGATCATCGTGGGGGTGGCGCTCGAAACCCTCAAGCAGCTCGAGGCCCAGCTCACGGTGCGCCGTTACGACGGCTTCATCAGCAAGAGCCGCCTGCGTGAGCGCCGCAACAACTGA